Proteins encoded within one genomic window of Arachis ipaensis cultivar K30076 chromosome B08, Araip1.1, whole genome shotgun sequence:
- the LOC107611802 gene encoding F-box/kelch-repeat protein At3g23880 — translation MAVDPALTHPLIAYFARACRYPKIGVFSVRSVMENPPQEPTKVVSYEGRRYRIIIGSCNGLLCLHDEERGEDGFIISHRAMLWNPCTGFTSQPLEIAGVLSICGFGYDHVNDKYKLLAVVRKKSGEPVTTRMFTFGPNSTWRTIQDFPHNYFDFHSGEYLERLAGLYLSGTGTLNWLLYSYSSFVKVISLDLVKETYSQFSLPSRDSHDNLLMEPKLGILRDCLAVCYETKKTHWTVWFMKDYGVPQSWTKLTTIPHHPLLVHSPSCVALQPIYMLKDVLLAVALSGKFVLCNLKDGSIDLPNINSSSDGMPRLLPLTQHACTRVFQLYHESLVSPSHFGLPSCSSEMRLIKPSL, via the coding sequence ATGGCGGTGGATCCAGCCTTGACCCACCCACTTATTGCCTATTTTGCCCGAGCCTGCCGATACCCCAAAATCGGAGTGTTCTCCGTACGATCTGTGATGGAGAACCCTCCCCAGGAACCCACTAAAGTAGTTTCCTATGAGGGACGACGCTACCGCATCATCATTGGCTCTTGCAATGGATTGCTGTGCTTGCACGATGAAGAGCGCGGCGAGGATGGATTCATAATAAGCCATCGTGCCATGCTGTGGAACCCCTGCACCGGATTCACTTCTCAGCCGCTTGAAATTGCAGGTGTCCTCTCCATTTGCGGATTCGGTTATGATCATGTCAATGACAAGTATAAGCTCTTGGCTGTTGTGAGAAAGAAATCAGGCGAACCCGTCACCACCAGAATGTTTACATTCGGCCCAAATTCTACCTGGAGAACAATCCAGGATTTCCCCCATAATTATTTTGACTTTCATTCCGGGGAATATCTGGAGCGTCTTGCAGGGCTTTATTTAAGTGGCACTGGCACTCTTAATTGGCTTCTTTACAGCTATAGTAGTTTTGTGAAGGTTATTTCCCTTGACTTGGTCAAAGAGACTTATAGTCAGTTTTCCCTTCCCAGCAGGGATTCACATGATAATCTCTTGATGGAACCCAAATTGGGTATCTTGAGGGATTGTCTTGCTGTTTGTTATGAGACTAAGAAAACTCATTGGACTGTCTGGTTCATGAAGGACTATGGAGTTCCTCAGTCTTGGACTAAATTGACCACAATCCCCCACCACCCGCTACTCGTTCATAGTCCCTCATGCGTTGCATTACAGCCTATATACATGTTGAAAGATGTTCTCCTTGCAGTTGCTCTGAGTGGCAAGTTTGTTTTATGTAACTTAAAAGATGGCAGCATAGATCTTCCTAATATTAACAGCTCCAGTGATGGCATGCCCAGACTTCTTCCTTTAACTCAGCACGCATGTACAAGGGTCTTTCAACTCTATCATGAAAGCTTAGTTTCACCCTCGCACTTTGGTCTTCCAAGTTGCTCATCTGAGATGCGGTTAATTAAGCCAAGCCTATAA